A stretch of DNA from Pseudonocardia hierapolitana:
TCCACCTCGTCCGGGCTCGCCTCGGCCGGGTACCAGATCTGGGCCTGCACCGCACGCACGTCGTCGGGATCGGTCGTCCACGTCTCGGGCCGATCGGGATCGGTCCACTCGACGACGGTGGTGCCGACCGCGTACTCGCCGGTCGGTGTCGGGAAGTCCGGGATCGGGAAGGCGATCGCCGCGCCCACACCGGCGACGATCGCCAGGACGCCGGCCGCCGAACCCGGTCCGGCCAGCCACCAGCGGATCCGCCGGCCGTCGGGCTTCCCCATCATGGTCCGGGCTGCGATCGGCAGCGCCACCGCGACCGCCACCAGCACCGGGACCAGCTGCCAGCGAAGACCCACCACCGGGAGCACCGCCGCCGACGCCGACGACACCGCTGCGGCGCCGATCGCGACTCGGCGCCGGAACCGCGGCGGCAACCAACGGGCCGACACCAGCGCGAGTGCGCCCACCACCAGGACTGCTTCGACCGGTGTCACGCCGATTCCACTGATCATCTCGTGCAGAGAGGCGATGGTCACCGAGTTCGGGTCGGACGGCCTCGGCCACAAAGCCGGATCTTCGGCCCCCGCGTCGGCCAAAAGGCTGGTCCACCGCGCCATCCGTGATCGGGGCGGTTTCCACGGCTCCGCCGGCGAGTGAACGAGCCGGATCCTCGGTCGGCCTCATGCGGCGACCCGCAGGGGTCCGAAGTAGCGGCGCAGGGTGCGGTGCCAGGGGTTGGACGGCAGTTCGGGGTGGAGGGCGGCGATGCCGACGCAGTACTTGCTGACCGAGACGGGGCGGACGCCGAAGCGGCGCAGGATCTGGTCGGGGGCGTTGCCGCCTCCGGCGGACTTGCTCTCCACGAGTACGTGGGTGCCGGTGTCGCGGACCTCGTGGTGGGCATCGAGGCAGGACAGCGCGACGTCGCAGGTCAGTCGGACGTCGCCGGTGCGGGAGACGAAGGTGGTGCGTCGGTAGGTGGTGGCCAGGGCGGGGTGCAGGCGGAGTGGCCGGGACCAGCCGTAGGCGTCGGACAGAGCGGTGCGCAGGTGCGCCAGCGCCGCACCGGTGAGCTCGCCGCTGTGCTCGACCGGGTGCGGCACGCGTCGCTTCACCGTCTCCCCGCGGGCGCCCTCGAGCTTGACCTCGAACATGCACTGCCCGCTGTCGGTGTAGGTGCGGGTTCGGGCCTTGAACCGCTGACGGCGGCGCTGGATGTGGGAGTGGTAGCCGTCCAGGCCGGGGGTGTCGAAGTAGATCGACTCGTAGCCGAAGGTGCGCCGCCCGTCGATCTCCAGCACCTGCATCCCGGGGGCGAGTTCGGCGATCATCCGGTGGAAGATCGCGGCGGGCACGAAGTACTTGCGGTCCACGCGGGTCTGCAGTTCGGCCAGAGCCATCAGCTCTTCCAGCCCGATGGGGGCGACCATCGCGGCGGCTTCGCCCGCCGCCCGCTCGGCCGGGGTGACCCGGGTTGCCGGCGAGAATGCGCGGTAGCCGGGTGCGGCGCACGGGGTGCGGGTGTTCATCGCCGGTCCACGATGACGGTCCGCGAGTTGTCGGCGGGCTGCCCGCTGTTGGCGATCTGCCGGCCGTTCCCGGGCTGCTGACCGTTGCCGGGCTGCGGGCGGACCGCGGCCCGGCGGCCGACGGAGGGCCGCGGGTGGATGGCGGGCTGCTGGTTGATCGGGCCCTGCTGGTTGATCGCGGGCTTCTGGTTGATCGCGGGCTGCTGGTTGAGCAGGGCCTGCTGGGCGTTTGCGACCTGCTGGTTCACGGAGGGGTCGGGGGCGCGGGTGGCGGCCTGGAACCGCACGTCGACGATCATCACGTCGCGCACGTAGTCGATCTGGTCGACCACGTGGTGCATCACCCGGCCGCCCAGGCGGCGTTCGAGGTCGGCGATCAGCGCGTCGTCGTCGTGGTGCACCACGTCGAGGGTGACTTCCAGGCGCTGGGCGCGGGCACGCAACGGCCTGCTGTCCACCACCAGCATGGTCGCGACCAACAGCACGTTGATCCCCACGGCCAGGACGCGGTCGTCCAGGCTCAGTCCGTTGACCAGGCCGGCGACCAGCGCGACGAAGTAGTACGCGACCTCCTGCTGGGTCACGGTGGACGAGCGCAGCCGGATGATCGACAGGATCGCGAACAGCCCGAAGCCCAGCGCCAGGTCCACCCGCACCGTGCTCAGCAACGACATCGCCACGAAGATCCCGATGTTGAGCGTGACGTAGGCCAGCAACAGGTCGGCGCGGCGGTGGCGGCGGTAGTACAGCACGTAGGCCAGCAGGAAGATCGCGAGCAGGTCGATGCCCAGGTCGATCCCGTACTCGATGTACAACGAGACCGGAGTGCCGGGCACGGCCGTGGGTGCGGAACCGCTCCCATCGCCTCGGTTGCGGACGCGATGGTGGCGACGGACAGCATCGCCGCGATCACAAGGCCGGCGACAGCGATCGCGCGGGCACAGAACCTCGTCACTTGGTTCCCCCATCTGCAGTGCCGACAGGCACGTCCCCGTCGGTTTCACTGCTGCTCACAGGTACGTATGCCGGTAGACCCCTCCGC
This window harbors:
- a CDS encoding polyphosphate polymerase domain-containing protein; the encoded protein is MNTRTPCAAPGYRAFSPATRVTPAERAAGEAAAMVAPIGLEELMALAELQTRVDRKYFVPAAIFHRMIAELAPGMQVLEIDGRRTFGYESIYFDTPGLDGYHSHIQRRRQRFKARTRTYTDSGQCMFEVKLEGARGETVKRRVPHPVEHSGELTGAALAHLRTALSDAYGWSRPLRLHPALATTYRRTTFVSRTGDVRLTCDVALSCLDAHHEVRDTGTHVLVESKSAGGGNAPDQILRRFGVRPVSVSKYCVGIAALHPELPSNPWHRTLRRYFGPLRVAA
- a CDS encoding DUF4956 domain-containing protein → MPGTPVSLYIEYGIDLGIDLLAIFLLAYVLYYRRHRRADLLLAYVTLNIGIFVAMSLLSTVRVDLALGFGLFAILSIIRLRSSTVTQQEVAYYFVALVAGLVNGLSLDDRVLAVGINVLLVATMLVVDSRPLRARAQRLEVTLDVVHHDDDALIADLERRLGGRVMHHVVDQIDYVRDVMIVDVRFQAATRAPDPSVNQQVANAQQALLNQQPAINQKPAINQQGPINQQPAIHPRPSVGRRAAVRPQPGNGQQPGNGRQIANSGQPADNSRTVIVDRR